A region from the Geotrypetes seraphini chromosome 10, aGeoSer1.1, whole genome shotgun sequence genome encodes:
- the CHAD gene encoding chondroadherin → MDRTAFLLSLGLLLGLSTLLQACPQNCHCHGGDLQHVICDGAGLRKIPKVSEQTRLLNLQRNNFPKLTTNSFKEMKGLVSLHLQHCQIKEISTGAFRGLKQLVYLYLSNNDISVIKQGAFSDLAALTYLYMDHNKILDLPKGTLSPLVNLFVLQLSNNKIKEIRPGAFTGAKVLRWLYLSNNDISTVQPGSLDEVENLAIFHLDNNSSSSYPVTAMSKLRVVEDLKLSHNPLKLIPDYAFQSFGRYMESLYLNNMDLERFSDKAFTGVTTLKSLHIGHNRLSQLPGNFPYSKLENLTLSSNPWHCSCSLAPLRKWLDSSGIRTDATCATPSQYQRQQLRETSAFRSCKLPTKRSRKGSRH, encoded by the exons ATGGATCGCACAGCATTCCTCCTGAGCCTCGGTCTGCTCCTAGGGCTCAGCACCCTCTTGCAGGCATGTCCCCAGAACTGCCACTGCCACGGGGGAGACCTTCAGCACGTCATCTGCGACGGTGCTGGGCTTAGAAAGATCCCTAAAGTATCTGAGCAGACTCGACTTCTGAACCTGCAGAGGAACAACTTTCCCAAATTGACCACCAATTCCTTCAAGGAGATGAAAGGACTGGTGTCGCTGCACCTCCAGCATTGCCAGATAAAGGAAATCTCCACGGGAGCTTTCCGGGGTTTGAAGCAACTAGTCTATTTGTATCTGTCCAACAACGACATCAGCGTGATTAAGCAAGGAGCCTTCAGTGACTTAGCCGCACTTACCTACTTGTATATGGACCATAATAAAATCCTTGACCTACCGAAGGGCACTCTATCTCCACTAGTCAACCTCTTCGTTCTACAGTTGAGTAACAATAAGATAAAAGAGATAAGGCCTGGCGCGTTCACTGGTGCTAAGGTTTTGCGTTGGTTGTATCTCTCCAACAATGACATCTCCACCGTTCAACCTGGCTCACTAGATGAGGTTGAAAACTTAGCTATATTCCATCTGGATAATAACAGCTCCTCTAGTTACCCGGTTACAGCCATGAGCAAACTGAGGGTGGTAGAAGACCTGAAGCTCTCTCACAATCCCCTGAAGCTCATTCCTGACTACGCCTTCCAGAGTTTTGGACGCTATATGGAATCACTTTATTTGAACAATATGGATCTCGAACGG TTCTCGGACAAGGCTTTCACTGGAGTGACAACTCTGAAATCTTTACACATTGGGCACAACAGACTCAGTCAGCTGCCTGGCAACTTCCCTTATTCCAAGTTGGAGAATCTCACCTTGTCCAGCAACCCCTGGCACTGCTCCTGTTCACTGGCACCTCTGCGCAA ATGGCTGGATTCCAGCGGTATACGCACTGATGCCACCTGTGCCACCCCGTCCCAGTACCAGAGACAGCAACTGCGAGAGACGTCTGCCTTCCGCAGCTGCAAGCTGCCCACCAAGCGATCCCGGAAGGGAAGCCGCCATTAA